TATGGCTCTAGGCAAGCCGGGTGAGCCGTTGCTTACTAATCCGGTTACAACGCCTCAAATGGCTTTATGGTGTGCCGATGACTTTCCCTGTTTACCACTTGAGGATTATTCGTCACACTTGGAACACCCAGTACTCCAAGTGGACTGGGGAAGTCATCAACCTCTAGCAATTTTCGACCTACAGACATCGGAGACTTGGTCTAACGCTGGCGGTTGCCCTGAAGGACTCGGTGTTAGGGCGGTTTTGAAAATCCACACTTGGTTTCAGTCGGCCATAAACGGGATGATTGTTTTAGGGCGATCGCAGCCTCACGAATGGACGACACCAGAACAAGAGCTATTAACCCTGGCCGCGGAATCAGTCGCACTCGCCCTGTCTCATGTCCAGCTCACTCGGCAGGTTCGGGGCTTTTCCCACTCGCGAACCTTGCTCACTCAGTTGAGTCTGGCTATGCACAGCACCGATAATCTCCAGGAAATTCTCCAGATGGCGATCGCCTCTACGGCTCAAGCCCTTCAGGTCGGTCGCGGTCTGCTTCTGTTGTTGACCTACACCCATCCTCTGGTTTACAGCCGACCTTCTGTACACCTGCCGCAAACCAAGGTAACAGTAGTGGGGGAGTGGTTAGAGGACACGGCTGGGCAATCGCCAACCTCAAACGAAAGTCCTTCTTCCCTGTTAAACCAATCGTTTTGGCTGTCCGAATCTGGCTTGTGCCAACAAGCGTTTCGAGATGCCCCAGCACCCATAATCATTTCAGACTGTCAAGCGTCTTGTGCCATTGACCTACGAGGAGAAAGTCTCTCCATTTTTGAGCGAGAAATGATGCCCGCGTTACTGATTGTGCCTCTGCTTGGCTCACCCAGTAACGCCCCTGTCGCCTCAACGGTGTTGGGTTTTTTGGTGTTGCAACATGGCCAACCTCGGCACTGGCACACAGATGAATTAGATTTGGTCGAGGGGGTCGGTGCTCAAGTCAGTGCCGCCATCATTCAGAATCAAACGCTGCGGCAAGTGCAATCTCTCGTTGAAGATCGCACCGCGCAGTTACAGCACAGTTTAGACATTCAGGCTCAGTTATATGAAAAAACGCGCCAGCAGATTGACCAGCTACAGCAATTAAATCAGCTCAAGGAAGAGTTCATGAGTAGTATGAGTCATGAGCTGCGGACGCCTTTAACCACAATGAGTCTGGCGATTCGCATGTTACGTCAACCCACACTCCCATCAGAACGCCGTCAGAAGTACCTAGAAATCCTTGAGCAGGAGTGTAATAAAGAAATTGAATTAATCAATGACTTATTGAGTTTGCAGCAGCTAGAAGCCGATCAAGCCTCGATTCAACTGGAAAAAATCGACCTGATCCGGCTCCTCGACCCATTAGCTCAGTCTTTTGAGCAGAAATGGGCCGATAAAAGGTTAACCTTGAAGGTAGAAAGTCCTACCAATTCGCTGATTCTTAACACCGATCCTGATAGTCTGAACCGTATCCTGTTGGAACTGTTGACCAATGCGGGCAAGTATTCTGACCCCGGCACAACGGTTCATCTCCAGGTCACTTACCAAGCCCAACCGTCTGTGAATCAAGTGGTTCTGACCTTGAGCAATACAGGTCCAGGTATATCACCCGCAGACTTAGACCATATTTTTGATAAATTTCGTCGCGGTCGAGGTGTAACTCAAAATGCGGTTCAAGGTACGGGACTGGGACTAGCTTTGGTCAAGTGTTTAGCGCAGCACCTCAACGGTACGATTGAGGTTTCTAGCTCCCCCTTGGAAAACTCACAGAGCGCTGTGACCTCTTTTACTCTTACCTTGCCCCAGTTACGACACTTACCCTAAACTTTACTTGTTCGTTGATACCTTTAAAGAAGGAGCCAGTCACTGCTAACACGTTCTGAGATACCGATTACCTTATTACTGACAAACCACCAGTTAACAGACTATCCGTTGGCATACTGGCGGGTCTTCGCCTAATTTTTCCAACAGTATGCTTACCCCCACTGTACCTAAGCCACTCCGCTGGCAACGACCGAGATATTCGCCACGGGCACGCCAAATCGATATTTTTGCATCTGCCTTAAAGTTGATGTTCTACTTATGGTGGGACAAGGTGGTTGCCAGAAACTCCCCTCATCATCGCAATCGTCGTGCCCAGTGGTTAGTCGGAACTCTACTAGATTTAGGCCCAACATTTATCAAAATTGGACAAGCC
This genomic interval from Microcoleus sp. AS-A8 contains the following:
- a CDS encoding ATP-binding protein, whose translation is METERVMSSVKLPFQSGFCPETAHGSNRNAAPLGNDSFSCLSTPIEPVFTQEQEGSLMQYTAQSAQIGQHITQIILTCPEPQTLLTRVAKALGEIFQVDACLIMALGKPGEPLLTNPVTTPQMALWCADDFPCLPLEDYSSHLEHPVLQVDWGSHQPLAIFDLQTSETWSNAGGCPEGLGVRAVLKIHTWFQSAINGMIVLGRSQPHEWTTPEQELLTLAAESVALALSHVQLTRQVRGFSHSRTLLTQLSLAMHSTDNLQEILQMAIASTAQALQVGRGLLLLLTYTHPLVYSRPSVHLPQTKVTVVGEWLEDTAGQSPTSNESPSSLLNQSFWLSESGLCQQAFRDAPAPIIISDCQASCAIDLRGESLSIFEREMMPALLIVPLLGSPSNAPVASTVLGFLVLQHGQPRHWHTDELDLVEGVGAQVSAAIIQNQTLRQVQSLVEDRTAQLQHSLDIQAQLYEKTRQQIDQLQQLNQLKEEFMSSMSHELRTPLTTMSLAIRMLRQPTLPSERRQKYLEILEQECNKEIELINDLLSLQQLEADQASIQLEKIDLIRLLDPLAQSFEQKWADKRLTLKVESPTNSLILNTDPDSLNRILLELLTNAGKYSDPGTTVHLQVTYQAQPSVNQVVLTLSNTGPGISPADLDHIFDKFRRGRGVTQNAVQGTGLGLALVKCLAQHLNGTIEVSSSPLENSQSAVTSFTLTLPQLRHLP